The Platichthys flesus chromosome 10, fPlaFle2.1, whole genome shotgun sequence genome includes a window with the following:
- the slc35f4 gene encoding solute carrier family 35 member F4 isoform X2 produces MKKHSARVAPLSSYSTQVLTGPISEGEDGSESQAETPGSETSGESQSNQTCTNTALKVLGGLLVVLCVSSSWVGTTQVVKLTFQSFSCPFFISWFSSNWNILFFPIYYSGHMVTTREKQTPIQKFRECSKLFGEDGMTLKLFVKRTAPFSILWTLTSYLYLLALKKLTATDVSALYCCHKAFVFLLSWIVLKDRFMGVRIVAAIMAITGIVMMAYADGFHGDSFVGVALAVGSASTSALYKVLFKMFLGSANLGEVAHFLSTMGFFNLIFISCVPLILYFTKVEHWGSLSSLPWGYMCGLAGLWLVFNILVHVGVVLTYPILISIGTLLSVPGNAAVDLLKHEVIFSVVRLAATCIICLGFLLLLLPEEWDSVTMRFLATIADKKSEEHGEELTESSVHTRSRANGTVSIPLA; encoded by the exons atgaagaagcaCTCAGCCCGAGTGGCTCCTCTCAGCTCGTACAGCACTCAGGTCCTGACTGGCCCCATCTCTGAAG GAGAGGATGGCTCTGAGTCCCAAGCTGAGACACCAGGCAGCGAGACCAGTGGAGAGAGCCAGTCCAACCAGACCTGCACCAACACGGCCCTGAAGGTGCTGGGCGGTCTGCTggtggtgctgtgtgtgtcctcctcctggGTGGGCACCACTCAGGTGGTAAAGTTGACCTTCCAGTCGTTCTCCTGTCCCTTCTTCATCTCCTGGTTCAGCAGCAACTGGAACATCCTGTTCTTCCCCATCTACTACTCTGGACACATGGTCACCACTCGAGAGAAGCAGACGCCCATACAGaaattcag ggAGTGCAGTAAGCTCTTTGGGGAGGACGGGATGACTCTCAAGCTTTTTGTAAAAAGAACAGCACCTTTTTCGATCCTGTGGACTCTGACCAGCTACCTGTACCTGCTGGCCTTGAAGAAACTGACTGCCACTGACGTCTCAGCGCTCTACTGCTGCCACAAGGCCTTCGTCTTCCTCCTGTCCTGGATCGTCCTCAAGGATCGCTTCATGGGCGTCCGG ATTGTGGCAGCCATTATGGCCATCACAGGTATTGTCATGATGGCCTATGCGGACGGTTTCCACGGTGATTCCTTTGTGGGCGTGGCGTTAGCTGTGGGCTCAGCCTCAACATCGGCTCTATACAAG GTGCTGTTCAAGATGTTTCTGGGCAGTGCCAACCTGGGAGAGGTGGCTCACTTCCTCTCCACCATGGGCTTCTTCaacctcatcttcatctcctgcGTGCCCCTCATCCTCTACTTCACCAAGGTTGAGCACTGGGGCTCACTGTCCTCACTGCCCTGGGGATACATGTGTGGACTGGCAGGACTTTGGCTGG TGTTCAACATCTTGGTTCACGTCGGTGTGGTACTGACCTACCCCATTCTCATCTCCATAGGGACACTGCTCAGTGTGCCGGGCAATGCAG CCGTAGATCTTCTGAAACACGAGGTGATCTTCAGCGTGGTGCGCCTGGCGGCCACCTGCATCATCTGCCTGGGCTTcttgctcctgctgctgccggaGGAGTGGGATTCGGTCACGATGCGTTTCCTGGCCACCATCGCAGACAAGAAGTCGGAGGAACATGGCGAGGAGCTCACGGAGTCCAGCGTCCACACTCGCAGTCGGGCAAACGGCACTGTCTCCATTCCCTTGGCGTGA